The Candidatus Hydrogenedentota bacterium nucleotide sequence CGGCACGGCAACACTTCCCTGCTCATGATGCTGGACTACGGCCTGCTCGGGCTCGTTGTGGGCCCCATCGCGGAGGCGCTGAAACGGCGACGCATACCCTTGGCGCTCCGGGCCGTGGTGTACATGGTGGGCATATTTTTCATCGAGTATGTGTCCGGACGGCTGTTCACCGCGGCGGGCTGGGACATCTGGAACTACAGCGGGCAAAAGTGGAACCTGCACGGGCAGATCACCCTGATGTACGCGCCGTTCTGGTATTTCCTCGGGCTGTGGGTGGAGTTCCTGTACCGGCGCGTGGACGCCTGCGCGGCGGTGATCCTGCGCGGCCTCACGGCGGACCAGGTCATGGCCGTGGAGAAAACGGAGGCCCGCTCCTGCGGGGGCGGAGGCTGCTGCGGGGAGTAGTCAAAGCCGGGAAGACCCCGGGGCAAACGCGTCAAATGACCCGTCGTTTCCCCGGCAACAGCCCCGATGGCGCCCCGCGCCGTCATTCCGGTTTTTTCGCGCCCTTTGGCCGGAACGCGGAAAATGGGCCTCCATGCGCGAAAAACACCGGAATCCACTCTTGAAAAGCGGTGGCCGCACCCTGTGCCCCGTTGGATTTCGGCGGTCTTTGCCCAATTTCCGGAAAACCTGCTACAATTCCTCCATAAGTTGCCCATAGTGAAGGAGCCAGCATATGCCCCTGTTCGCCTTTTTCTGCAAGGCCTGCGGCGCCCAGTCGGAAATCCTGATTCGCGGCGAGGAGACACCCGTCTGCCCCGTGTGCGGCTCGCCGAGGCTGGAAAAACAGATGAGCCACTTCGCCGCGCTCAGCGGCACCTCCACAGACCCAGCGTGCGGCGCCTGCTGCGCGCGCAACGAGTCCTGCTGCATGCAACAGGGCG carries:
- a CDS encoding zinc ribbon domain-containing protein — its product is MPLFAFFCKACGAQSEILIRGEETPVCPVCGSPRLEKQMSHFAALSGTSTDPACGACCARNESCCMQQGGCGF